A genomic window from Alkalihalobacillus sp. AL-G includes:
- the rimI gene encoding ribosomal protein S18-alanine N-acetyltransferase gives MVENITFRVMTLEDLEAILKIEHTSFPNPWSRTAFYNEVVNNQFATYLLLEIDGQVIGYCGIWIIIDEAHITNIAILPEYRGKNYGEALFRKAIDEARRHGAKTMTLEVRLSNRVAQNMYRKFGFENGGIRKNYYTDNGEDALVMWVNL, from the coding sequence ATGGTAGAAAACATAACCTTTCGGGTGATGACCCTAGAAGATTTGGAAGCTATTTTGAAAATTGAACATACGTCCTTCCCGAATCCATGGAGCCGTACTGCTTTTTATAATGAGGTTGTGAACAATCAGTTTGCCACTTATCTCTTATTGGAAATTGATGGACAGGTTATCGGATATTGTGGAATCTGGATCATTATTGACGAGGCGCACATAACGAATATCGCGATTCTTCCGGAATATCGCGGGAAAAATTATGGAGAGGCGTTGTTTCGAAAAGCGATTGACGAAGCACGTAGGCATGGTGCGAAGACAATGACGCTGGAAGTCCGGCTTAGCAATCGTGTGGCACAGAACATGTACCGGAAATTCGGTTTTGAGAACGGTGGAATTCGGAAAAATTATTATACAGATAACGGGGAAGATGCGTTAGTAATGTGGGTGAATTTATAA
- the tsaD gene encoding tRNA (adenosine(37)-N6)-threonylcarbamoyltransferase complex transferase subunit TsaD: MEQSDELILGIETSCDETAAAIVKNGTELIANVVSSQIESHKRFGGVVPEIASRHHVEQITIVIEEALRQGNVCFEDLSAIAVTEGPGLVGALLIGVNAAKAIALAHNLPLVAVHHIAGHIYANRLEEPMEFPLLALVVSGGHTELILMNEHGSFEIIGETRDDAAGEAYDKVARTLNLPYPGGPHIDKMAAEGEPTIDLPRAWLEADSYDFSFSGLKSAVINTLHNKKQRGEEINPNDLAASFQESVIDVLVEKTYRAAEAYGVKQVVVAGGVAANKGLRGRLQEKFDGSGIPLLIPPLWLCTDNAAMIAAAGSIEYQKGKRATMKLNGNPGLDLEDF; encoded by the coding sequence ATGGAACAATCAGATGAACTGATACTTGGAATTGAAACGAGCTGTGATGAAACGGCTGCGGCCATTGTGAAAAATGGAACGGAGCTTATTGCGAATGTCGTTTCCTCACAAATCGAGAGTCATAAACGATTCGGCGGTGTCGTACCTGAGATTGCGTCGCGCCATCATGTCGAACAGATCACGATCGTCATCGAGGAAGCATTACGTCAGGGGAACGTTTGCTTTGAAGACCTTTCAGCGATTGCAGTCACTGAAGGACCTGGACTTGTCGGAGCGCTTTTGATCGGTGTAAATGCTGCGAAGGCGATTGCACTTGCTCATAACCTTCCGCTCGTTGCGGTGCATCATATTGCGGGACACATTTATGCGAACCGGCTTGAGGAACCGATGGAGTTTCCACTATTAGCGTTGGTCGTTTCAGGAGGACATACTGAGCTGATTTTGATGAACGAGCACGGGTCCTTTGAAATCATCGGTGAAACTCGAGATGATGCGGCAGGTGAGGCGTATGATAAAGTGGCGCGAACACTGAACCTTCCTTATCCCGGTGGACCGCATATCGATAAAATGGCTGCTGAAGGGGAGCCGACGATCGATCTACCGCGGGCATGGTTGGAGGCGGATTCTTATGATTTCAGCTTCAGCGGGCTGAAGTCAGCAGTCATCAATACGTTGCACAATAAGAAGCAGCGTGGTGAAGAAATCAACCCGAATGACCTAGCCGCAAGCTTTCAGGAAAGTGTAATCGATGTGTTGGTTGAAAAAACATACCGGGCGGCAGAAGCGTATGGAGTGAAGCAGGTGGTTGTTGCAGGTGGAGTAGCTGCAAATAAAGGCCTACGCGGGCGACTTCAAGAAAAGTTCGACGGATCGGGCATCCCCTTATTGATTCCACCGCTCTGGTTGTGTACCGACAACGCGGCAATGATTGCGGCAGCCGGATCGATTGAGTATCAAAAAGGAAAGCGTGCGACTATGAAACTGAATGGAAATCCAGGACTTGATTTAGAAGATTTTTAA